One Choloepus didactylus isolate mChoDid1 chromosome 8, mChoDid1.pri, whole genome shotgun sequence DNA window includes the following coding sequences:
- the SUV39H2 gene encoding histone-lysine N-methyltransferase SUV39H2 isoform X1 translates to MAAVGPEARRAWCVPCLVSLDTLQELCRKEKLTCKSIGITKRNLNNYEVEYLCDYKVVKDMEYYLVKWKGWPDSTNTWEPLQNLKCPLLLQQFSNDKRKYLSQVKKGKAITLKDNNKALKPAIAEYIVKKAKQRIALQRWQDELNRRKNHKGMIFVENSVDLEGPPSDFYYINEYKPAPGISLVNEATFGCSCTDCFFEKCCPAEAGVLLAYNKNQQIKIPPGTPIYECNSRCQCGPDCPNRIVQKGTQYSLCIFRTSNGCGWGVKTLVKIKRMSFVMEYVGEVITSEEAERRGQLYDNKGITYLFDLDYESDEFTVDAARYGNVSHFVNHSCDPNLQVFNVFIDNLDTRLPRIALFSTRTINAGEELTFDYQMKGSGDISSDSVDHGPARKRVRTVCKCGAVTCRGYLN, encoded by the exons ATGGCGGCGGTCGGGCCCGAGGCGCGCCGAG CTTGGTGTGTGCCTTGCCTAGTTTCACTTGATACTCTTCAGGAATTATGTAGAAAGGAAAAGCTCACATGTAAATCCATTGGAATCACCAAAAGGAATCTAAACAATTATGAGGTGGAATACTTGTGTGACTACAAGGTAGTAAAG gaTATGGAATATTATCTCGTAAAATGGAAAGGATGGCCAGATTCTACAAATACTTGGGAACCTTTGCAAAATCTGAAGTGTCCATTACTACTTCAGCAGTTCTCTAATGACAAGCGTAAATATTTGTCTCAGGTAAAGAAAGGTAAAGCAATAACTCTGAAAGACAATAACAAAGCTCTGAAACCTGCCATTGCTGAATACATTGTAAAGAAGGCCAAACAAAGGATAGCTCTGCAGAGATGGCAAGACGAGctcaacagaagaaagaatcacaaaGGAATGATATTTGTTGAAAATTCTGTTGATCTAGAGGGCCCACCTTCAGACTTCTACTACATTAATGAGTACAAGCCAGCTCCTGGAATCAGTTTAGTAAATGAAGCCACCTTTGGTTGTTCATGCACAGATTGCTTCTTTGAGAAATGTTGTCCTGCTGAAGCTGGAGTTCTTTTGGCTTATAATAAAAACCAACAAATTAAAATTCCCCCTGGTACCCCCATCTATGAATGCAACTCAAGGTGTCAATGTGGACCTGACTGTCCCAATAGGATTGTACAAAAAGGCACACAATATTCCCTTTGCATCTTTCGAACAAGCAATGGCTGTGGCTGGGGTGTAAAAACCCTTGTAAAGATTAAGAGAATGAGCTTTGTCATGGAGTATGTTGGAGAG gtaaTCACAAGTGAAGAAGCTGAAAGACGGGGGCAGTTATATGACAACAAAGGAATCACATACCTCTTTGATCTGGACTATGAATCGGATGAATTCACAGTAGATGCAGCACGATATGGAAATGTGTCTCATTTTGTGAATCACAGT TGTGACCCAAATCTTCAGGTGTTCAATGTTTTCATTGATAACCTTGATACTCGTCTTCCCCGAATAGCATTATTTTCCACAAGAACCATAAATGCTGGAGAAGAGTTGACTTTTGATTATCAAATGAAAG GTTCTGGAGATATATCTTCAGATTCTGTTGACCACGGCCCAGCCAGAAAGAGGGTCAGAACTGTGTGCAAATGTGGAGCTGTGACTTGCAGAGGCTACCTCAACTGA
- the SUV39H2 gene encoding histone-lysine N-methyltransferase SUV39H2 isoform X2, whose product MEYYLVKWKGWPDSTNTWEPLQNLKCPLLLQQFSNDKRKYLSQVKKGKAITLKDNNKALKPAIAEYIVKKAKQRIALQRWQDELNRRKNHKGMIFVENSVDLEGPPSDFYYINEYKPAPGISLVNEATFGCSCTDCFFEKCCPAEAGVLLAYNKNQQIKIPPGTPIYECNSRCQCGPDCPNRIVQKGTQYSLCIFRTSNGCGWGVKTLVKIKRMSFVMEYVGEVITSEEAERRGQLYDNKGITYLFDLDYESDEFTVDAARYGNVSHFVNHSCDPNLQVFNVFIDNLDTRLPRIALFSTRTINAGEELTFDYQMKGSGDISSDSVDHGPARKRVRTVCKCGAVTCRGYLN is encoded by the exons ATGGAATATTATCTCGTAAAATGGAAAGGATGGCCAGATTCTACAAATACTTGGGAACCTTTGCAAAATCTGAAGTGTCCATTACTACTTCAGCAGTTCTCTAATGACAAGCGTAAATATTTGTCTCAGGTAAAGAAAGGTAAAGCAATAACTCTGAAAGACAATAACAAAGCTCTGAAACCTGCCATTGCTGAATACATTGTAAAGAAGGCCAAACAAAGGATAGCTCTGCAGAGATGGCAAGACGAGctcaacagaagaaagaatcacaaaGGAATGATATTTGTTGAAAATTCTGTTGATCTAGAGGGCCCACCTTCAGACTTCTACTACATTAATGAGTACAAGCCAGCTCCTGGAATCAGTTTAGTAAATGAAGCCACCTTTGGTTGTTCATGCACAGATTGCTTCTTTGAGAAATGTTGTCCTGCTGAAGCTGGAGTTCTTTTGGCTTATAATAAAAACCAACAAATTAAAATTCCCCCTGGTACCCCCATCTATGAATGCAACTCAAGGTGTCAATGTGGACCTGACTGTCCCAATAGGATTGTACAAAAAGGCACACAATATTCCCTTTGCATCTTTCGAACAAGCAATGGCTGTGGCTGGGGTGTAAAAACCCTTGTAAAGATTAAGAGAATGAGCTTTGTCATGGAGTATGTTGGAGAG gtaaTCACAAGTGAAGAAGCTGAAAGACGGGGGCAGTTATATGACAACAAAGGAATCACATACCTCTTTGATCTGGACTATGAATCGGATGAATTCACAGTAGATGCAGCACGATATGGAAATGTGTCTCATTTTGTGAATCACAGT TGTGACCCAAATCTTCAGGTGTTCAATGTTTTCATTGATAACCTTGATACTCGTCTTCCCCGAATAGCATTATTTTCCACAAGAACCATAAATGCTGGAGAAGAGTTGACTTTTGATTATCAAATGAAAG GTTCTGGAGATATATCTTCAGATTCTGTTGACCACGGCCCAGCCAGAAAGAGGGTCAGAACTGTGTGCAAATGTGGAGCTGTGACTTGCAGAGGCTACCTCAACTGA